In Drosophila subpulchrella strain 33 F10 #4 breed RU33 chromosome X, RU_Dsub_v1.1 Primary Assembly, whole genome shotgun sequence, the DNA window TCTCAAGTCGTTCTTATCGccccttttttttgtttcgtttgACGCCTCGTAGGTGACCTTGGAAAATTTGATAAACATAAAAATCCAAACGAGACGAAACTGAAAACGAAAACAGACCCAACAGTCTGAGTTTGGAATCAAAAAACAGCCAGCATATGGCATGCGTATGTGGGGAGTGCTTCTGTATTTGTGTAGAACTCGTTTTTTAAATGCGTCGTGCGTTTATTGGCGCTCTCTTATacaaatatatcaaaaattcataaattcaTAAACCGTATAAACTGTAGTCTTTAGctctaaatacaaataaaatacgTACAAAAATGCTTAGCTTAATTatagcaaaagaaaaaaaacagcaaaagTAAATGGAACATGTGCTTAGGTTAGGTTAAATAATAACAACACAGGAAGAAATTGGGCTGCCTTTGGACGTGATCAGATCTCGCCGATAATTTCTCATTTCATATCTATTGCGAATTGAAAAGTATTACTTTTATGTGGATCTGCTTTCAGTAGACCAACTATTTTAAAGTGAAAtggcaaaaaaacagaaaatattATGGGTTGTCTGACTGCATATTCACatttataaagtttaaatATCAGTTCTAGGTGTGTAAGCATGCTTTAAGGATCACATCCATTTCcatataatataataacagCACAGGAAAAAAAAGGATGGTTTGCTTGGATGCATTATAGCTTATCTTTGATTTTGAAATGAATAATGGGGTGTATCTCTTGAAATCAAAACTTTGTTCTGCGCTTTTGAagattgttttcttttttaaggGGCTTTGCAAGTGTGTGTCCTCTGCTGAAGTGGCTGATTACGGGCGATGGCTGATTGGATGGGTTGAACTTGGGTCACCTCCAAAGTTTTTTGGTTAAAAGTTACTCCCTGTCGACTGTGTTCGATGACTCCTTACCGGAGGCCTTACACTGTAAGCAGTAGCTATAGGATAGCGGCTCCGGGGGCTTGTTGACCCCCATGTTGACCTGGttggccgccgccgccgccgctccGCCCGCGGAGTCAAAGGGATTGGGCTTGCTGTCCACGGGACTGATGGGGAAGTGCTGCCAGTGGGGGCAGGGCATCTGCTTGGGCGGATGGATGGGGAACGGCATTTTCGCACTGCTCTTTTTGGGGTTTCCTTCACTCGGGGATGGGTTCTTAAGTGGCCACAGTATAGCCTGTGTATATCTGGTCTCGATCcgctgtatctgtatctgtatctctatctgtatctgcaactgcaactgcaactggaGCGCCTCTGCCTGTGCCTGCCGCTCTGCTCGGAGTCTCGATGCGAACTGTGCGGATTGCTAGAAGCGACGCGGCAACGTCAAcgaccaaaacaaaaaacaaaaacaagccAAGCACAAAGAGTAGAACCTTCTCAGAGAACTGAGGCGACCGGCGAATTCCCTGCAACAAAgttaagaaattttaaatttcactatattttttaaatttttcacaCCACCTCTTGGAAAACGAAATTCAAAGTCTATCTGTGAGTATGTAAAGGTTTATAAAGTTTGACAGATTTCGCCCCTGCTGCTTGGGATCAAtgtaaatatttcaaattaataGGTAATACCTCagcaaataataaagtataataataataaaatataataataatataagaataatataataataatgtaataataatataatgataatataatataataataatctaATAGTATACCTCAAGTATTTCGTAATTTTAAATATCAGAAAAAACTACTGTCTTACATCACACTCATTAATTAGAGTatcaatttcaaattaaaagaTAGCCCCTCagctaataaataaattataataatagtAGTATACCTCAAATATTTCGTAATTttaaatatcataaaaaaCTACTGTCCTAAATCACACTCATTAATAAAAGTATCATTAAGTGAATAACTTAACTAAACTTAACTGAAGTCaaagtatattttaaaaaattgtaatatgtAACGCTTAAAGCAATCCATAAAAACTTAATAGAAAGGCAAGCTTAAGCACCAGACCAAATAAATGTTATGCCAACGCATTTGTATTTttagaataatacattttaaattgtttgaaCTTTTCGGGTGGGTAAATATTGGTTGACAAACCTTTTGCCGACCACTTGTGTGACTTTTCGAAAAACCTAGGGTATGACAACAACTCGAGATACAACAACAGTGCCATCCACGGCATTGCCATGCAGCACACAGCACACGCACACAACCAAAGCTGGTCTGGCGGGCTCGTCTAGTCAACAAAGAAAAAGAGAGCACAAAGAGTAGGGAGCGAAAGAGAGGCCACACGACCGGTATGATGCACCTAGAGAAATAGTTTTATAGTATTGGTTATAGTTATTTGTTTTTACATTCTCTTGAACCCCACGATTTTATGGATTGCAAAAAGGTGATCTAaaactacattttttaatgaataagTAATAAAcgttcttattattttttttaattttcaaacgACTTGCAGAATGGTAGCCCCGAATTAAGATTAAAAAGTCCATTACTTGCCACATCATATCACAATTTCAATTGGTTTGAGTTTGAGATACATTTCTTATCTTAATAATGAAcgttctttttatttttaattttcaaatgaaTTGCAGAATGGTAGCCCCGAATTAAGCTTTAAAAGTCCATTACTTGCCAAATCATATCACAATTTCAATTAGTTTGAGTTTGAGATACATTTCTTAAATAGTCTGCTTTTGAAATGTTTCTATTtaacaatacaaaatattttttttattataattccCATATTTAATTAAACCTTGAGCTGACTAAATGAAGCTAGATTTCTTTAGGTGTACTCTCCCGTTTGGCTGCTCTCTGTTTTATTTTGGGtagtgggcggtgggtggttgCATGCTGGGTGGCGATTGCAATCCTCGGTGGCACTCCTCCATTTTATGGTTATGCTTTGTTCGCACTCGCTTTACCATTGCTTCCCAGCTGTATTTCTCTTTCAAAGACATCTTATGCTGGCAAAAGTCGGACTTTGCACGCCAATCGTTGTTAACCCACTGagtaaaaaattgtatatttatagatttacaaaaaaggtttttttaaattaaaaaaataaacagtaaACTATTATCAAAtttgtaaattataatttataaaaaattataagggtttttttttttcaaaaccataatatatttttatttaaatacctTAATATTGTATcctataatatttattattctttgtttttattaatgtctTTCTTTTGAAATGTGTAAATtctaatttataaaaaactataaacgtttttttttttcaaaaccataatatatttttatttaaatacctTAATATTGTATcctataatatttattattctttgtttttattaatgtctTTCTTTTGAAATGTGTAAATtctaatttataaaaaactataggggttttttttttcaaaaccataatatatttttatttaaatacctTAATATTGTATcctataatatttattattctttgtttttattaatgtctTTCTTTTGAAATGTGTAAATtctaatttataaaaaactataagggtttttttttcaaaaaccataatatatatttatttaaatacctTAATATTGTATcctataatatttattattctttgtttttattaatgtctTTCTTTTTAACAATCGACGGATTGTAAGGGGTTAATGAAACGGGCTAGAAGGGTGTATCTGTGGCGACGCACTCCCTTTCCGGGTTCTCGAGTCGCCGGCGAATGTTGTTAACCTCACATCGTGCTTTGTGCTCGCCTTTTGTGCAAGTTTCTTCATTAAGTATACGCACATTCAGTTTAAGTGGGCTGCTCATTAATTGAGCTCGACAACTGCTTGCGAAGTGGCTTGTGTGGCAGATACATAAACATATCTGAAAGTGGAATCGATGGGGAATGGGGGTACTTGTTTATAGTCAGACACAACATCAGTGAGCCATCAATGTGCTGCgagataaaataatatatacagAAAGAAAGGAAAGCTGAAAAGACAATGCATTTTCAAGAttgtatattatattttctattaaatatttcatgtGTATTTTTTGGTGCCCCTTCTGAAACCAGCATTCTTCAAGTTCCCAAAATACTATGCAATTACAAATTACAAAACATAAGTTAATTATTAGATCTTTATTAGACTTATGATTTAGgcaaaatacaattttcatCGCCAGCAGCTCAGGGACTGCCGTTGATGAACGCATTGTGTGTGATGCATTTACAAACTGCCATTGAAATCTATTTTTTAGGCATCACCATCGGATACATCATATATCTCGCTATTGGCCTCAATTCTAATTTGAtctaaacaaaaaaagttGGCTCTAAGGACTAAATTTACGCTTAGTTAGTGTCGACTTACTTTTCTTTAGCGTTCTATTATTTTTAGCCTTTAGCTTgcgtttttttttagcttttctgatttttcgttttaattaaatttgatattattttatttccttAAAATGTTTCTTTAAAATTCTTCGGTTTTACATTAGGGTCTTAGCTTATGTTTATgttatttttacttttgttaAATCACTTTACGCAGCACAAGCTGCGtaggttaaaaaaaaaaaacaattaaataacTTCTATATTTCATTTATCATGCGATGCTTGTGGCTTAGTCTATGGATTACAGTTATAAATAGAATTATAAATATGATTATTAttggtattattattataaaaaacctTTACAgttgttaaaaattaaattaccaTTCGCTCGGCTCGTGCCATCGTATAATTAATTTACTTTAACAATTGCCTAcgttttatttgatttaattaaatacaaatatatatttatttaggtatacttttatatatatttcatttgCTTTCGTTTCGCTTGATGTTCTGGATTTAAGGTAATTCGCGTTACATTTGTTTCGTCACATAAAGTAAGCTAGACTCTATATTAGATTTACGTTTAAATATTTAGGCTACAGAGTAAACAATATTGTGTAAGAATATATAATTGTATAAATATCAATTcgattttcttctgccttcaTTTTGCAAGGAAAGCTAATAGAAATTATATACAAAACAAAGTGGTCAAAGATTCGAATTGGAAATCAGCAGAGTAGATCAGTAGATGATCTATCGAAATGCCCGCCAAGTGGCCATCTATCCATTAATCCACACAGAGACATAGAATGCTTGTAGAGATAGTTACGTAGCTGGTTAGTGAGAAAGAGCCTTGTTCGAACGCAAGGTAAATCATAATAAGAACACCTGAGTTTTACATTTACACATATATCATATATCGTATATCATAATTAATATCAAGAGTGTTTGCCTACGTCTACATCAATCGCTTTCGCTTTTAAATGGAAATTGAGGTCTCCCCAGCGCCAACCTCTGTCAACTATTTGGATTATTATATACCCCATGGGGTAAataaaagagagagagagactcgGAGAAACTTGTGCAAACAGTTAAGGACTAAACTACGATATATCCGTTAGCGTTTAAGTTCCTATATATGTGCAGGCTTTATAAATATGTTACATTGAAAGTTTCTCATGTCGTGTTTGTGTGTGCCTGGCTGTTGTAAACATGCAATAAATTTCGTACGCACTTGTCATCATCACGTAAACATCACTAAACTAAAAACTTAAGccaaaggcaaaaaaaaaaaaacagttacGATGGTGGTACACGACATAAGTATGCAAATATCGAGAGCTAAGTAAGGTGCATTGCTAGGGACAGCCCGAAAAGCCAGCGAGGCAGCAACCAGCCCGTTTACGAGGCATTCGAGGCCGGCAGCGTTACGGGGGCCTGCCTGTAGTACGCATTCGCCCCCTTGATGGGCAGCGGATGGGCCTCCGTGTTGAACACCCACTCGTCCAGCGGCAGCACCGAGTCGTCCGAGAACAGCAAGTACAGGTACTGAAACCAAAAGTTGAttaatttccatatttaaTGGGGAGCTTGAAGACATTTTCAGGTATATACTCACCTTGAGCGTCTCGGCGAGGAAGAAACTCTGCTGGACGTCGTCCTTCTGCGGCTCCTGCTGGTAGACGTTGCGCAGGCCACAGTATCCGTGCGCTGTGCGGCAGTGCTTCTCCAGGGCGAGGACCGCCTCCCAGCCCCAGTCGCGGTACTTCTGGTCGTGCGTGAGGCGCCACAGCACAAAGTAGCTCTCAAAGGTCTCCGGCCGCAGGATATAGTACTTCTCCTGCGATCTCAGTGCTCGCGCCTCCACGGCCTCGCTGAATCTACATGATCATAATGAGAATTAGTATATCATTCTGCTAATTTAGGGTGCTGCTGCTAGGTGAACCCACCGAAAGGCCTCAGGGCCCAGCTGAGTGGGTGCTCGAATGTAGCTCTCGTGGCAGGTGTTAGTAATGCCCTTGCCCACCTCCATGTACTTGTCCGTATAGTCATTTTGGCGCGTGGCAGCTCCCAAGGCGAAAAGGCCACCTGGAAAAAAAAGACAAATgatttaaatacttttcaagTTGCATTAAGGCAAGCATACACACCTGAGAAGCAGGCCAAATGGTCCATCTTGTGCTCCAGCCGATCGAATTTGAGATCAGAGACATACGTTAGTCCGCCGGGACTGGTACGAACCATCTTGTCCAAAATGGCCAGCATCGCCTCGTCGTACATCTCGCGGGCCTCCTCGTCCGTTTGGCCGGATTGCAGCCAGGCCTTCAGCAAGTACTCGTAGTAGCTGTCGCCCAGGGCGCCCAAGGACATGTGAACTGTGTGGTAGTGGAATAATTTAGAACTTTGGTCAAGGAAAATATACTAGTCTATGGGTGAACCAGTCAAGatctctaaaaaaaaaaaacatatcaTATACATCATACAAAATTTCCTTTTTAACTTCCCGTTTCCAGTGAAACCTATTTGGATACAATTTCtttcataaaatcaaaatcatctaataaataaaatttaaccAGTCAAGAAACGCGGAAAAACTGTTGTTTAAATGTGTACTTCTAGTATATTCCGACGTCTAGCTATATTACAAGAACATTTCGGTAACAGAACTAACATTGGtccaaaaattattataatacaaCTTATATTACAGAAAGAAATGCCCGAACACCTAACTAAACCCCCCACCACACTTACGCTGTCCCCATTTGCCTGTCTTGGGATTGAGGAAGTTGGGGTACAGGCCCTTGGGTTTCTCGATCTCCTTGAGCACCTGGCGAATGGTCTGTACTCGCTCCCGGTACAGTGGGTTCCCGGTAATGTCGCTCAGGTAGGCGAACTCCAAATGCAGGGTGCCGAACTCAGAGAGGATGGAACTGCCTCCCGAAGCCCAGCCGTAGTTCTTGGCACCGCCGGTCTTGGTGTTGACCAGCGCGTAGGGAATCCCCGTGGGTGTTTGAAAGGCGGGCAGCAGCTTGTCGGCAATGTGCTGGGCCTTCTCCTTGTACAGTGGATCCCCCGTGAAGGCGTACAGCGTCAGCATGCCGCCCACAAATCGAATGTTCGTCTCGAAGACACTCAGCTCTGCACTTATATTGTCCAGCGAGAACTTTCGCTCGATCCAGTCGCGACCCTCGCGATACTCCTTCTCCAATCCCATGATGTACAGGGTGTCCAGGCCGTCGACGATCGTGGCGCCCAGATCGTAGGCTCCAAAAATACTGGCCGAATGGGGACGCTGCGACAGCGGACGCAGTTCGTTCTTGCCCCACGCATACAACTTGTAGTTGTGCCACGCATGCTCCATCATCTGAAAGATATAAAGTTGGAAATTAGTTGGATATTGcaataaatcatttaaataaatgtactATAAATATATGGTATATTTTATGTGGATATGGCTATATTtaatgtaaaatatactaaaaatatttatggtaTATTTTATAAGGATATTGTAGTATACTATTTATAGGTTTCCCCTTTTACCATCGACAATTTCTTTCCATGTAAGCGATTAACCGTAACTAAGATTAAATACCCTTAACATCAAtgatttattttgttaaaCCACAAAAGCCAGAtgtttcaatttaaaaattgcaATTGAAAATCGTTTGCGTATGCAACACACCTAACGTTTAAGAACCCTCAAACAAATCGCAATCATTTTGCATGGATACAATATGCAGATTTGCGCACATTTCACGTTATTTCTATATTTACTCTCTGCTTAATATTTGGCCTTCGTTGGAAATTCGTTTCATATTTAGTTTCTCGCTTTCAACTCGGCTTGAAATGTTTGCATACGTCAGTGGGACTGTGTGTTTGAGttgattttccttttttccaaTTGAATATCGCCCagttacacacacacacatacagaCCTGGAAAATCACGTAGTTGGCGGCGGTGGCCGCagaaatgttaataaaatggACAGCGGAAAATCTGTTTCACAGGCATTACTCTCTGTATATATGTACTATTATTGCGCATTTCGTGTACCCTAAAATTTTATGTTTCCCAAGGGGGAgagtattaaaataaatcctACTTAAATGTAATTTACGAACTCAAAGATAATTCTATATACCGATAGAAAAAATGTGATTACAAAAAACATCTTATTAGTATTCCTATTTTAATCTCTATATACATtgcattattttatttagacTTGTATTATTCCTATAATATTAATAAGGAGAACTTTATGTTCTATGTCCtattaaatggaaattaaaaatataaaaataattgtatatattttgggaatataaatatatattctaataattttattaaagtgaaaaactaaatatttaagattattttaatataaataaaagaagaagaagttGTACACTCcataaatatgaaattaattatttaagtaCTGTAGGTTGTTTAAATATTCGACTCGATATTTTTCAATTAGGCCATATAGCTCCAATCTTTTTCCATTTGGCTTAGTGCAAGTATTTGGTTATGCACCTGTGTGGGTGCGCttctgcgtgtgtgtgtgtttgcatTGGTGTGGCCTCTGctattttgcattttgccaTGTACTTCCgctctcacacacacacacacacacgcgctcTCACACACAGCATAATTCGGCATTGCATACTTTGCAGCGCCACCCCCTTTCTCCTTTCTCCCTCTCTTGGTGTGGCTTTCATTTGGgtattttttgcaaaaattaaattacgaCCACAGGACAAAGCACTCAGCAAGGACCACTACCCtgctccccccccccccccttacTTTCTCCACATCCCCATGTTTGCTTTCGCTGGGAGAAATGGGAGAGAAAAGGAGCAAGCGAGGGCTGAACAAATATTAACAATTTTCCCGGTAATTAATTAAAGTCCAACGCGTTGACATAACCTACTGCAAACCACCCACCCCTTTAACCCCCTAAATGTTTGGTCTCAAATCACGCAACGCTTAAATGCGATGCTATTAAGGGGTTAAGGTCGGCCCTTACGGTGAAGGTCGGGGCTTAGTTGGGGTTAAGCATATAGGAAGTGTTTGAATTAAGCGCCGCAAAATCTCAACCAATTatgaaatacaaatttataacttgatgtttacttattatattatattttataaattacaatttgttaaaaaaattaacttgTAGTTC includes these proteins:
- the LOC119558381 gene encoding uncharacterized protein LOC119558381 yields the protein MPFPIHPPKQMPCPHWQHFPISPVDSKPNPFDSAGGAAAAAANQVNMGVNKPPEPLSYSYCLQCKASGKESSNTVDRE
- the LOC119558379 gene encoding mannosyl-oligosaccharide alpha-1,2-mannosidase IA isoform X2, producing the protein MYRISPIGRKSNFHSREKCLIGLVLVTLCFLCFGGIFLLPDNFGSDRVLRVYKHFQKAGPEIFIPAPPLAGHAPHRSEDPHFIGDRQRLEQKIRAELGDMLDEPPAAGGGESGQFQALAQQAQAPAPVAALPDQQEDLDEGQHAAIPVLAAPVQGDNAAAAASQAASSASHSQSPAQHNQQQQQLPLGGGGNDQAADTLDATLEERRQKVKEMMEHAWHNYKLYAWGKNELRPLSQRPHSASIFGAYDLGATIVDGLDTLYIMGLEKEYREGRDWIERKFSLDNISAELSVFETNIRFVGGMLTLYAFTGDPLYKEKAQHIADKLLPAFQTPTGIPYALVNTKTGGAKNYGWASGGSSILSEFGTLHLEFAYLSDITGNPLYRERVQTIRQVLKEIEKPKGLYPNFLNPKTGKWGQLHMSLGALGDSYYEYLLKAWLQSGQTDEEAREMYDEAMLAILDKMVRTSPGGLTYVSDLKFDRLEHKMDHLACFSGGLFALGAATRQNDYTDKYMEVGKGITNTCHESYIRAPTQLGPEAFRFSEAVEARALRSQEKYYILRPETFESYFVLWRLTHDQKYRDWGWEAVLALEKHCRTAHGYCGLRNVYQQEPQKDDVQQSFFLAETLKYLYLLFSDDSVLPLDEWVFNTEAHPLPIKGANAYYRQAPVTLPASNAS
- the LOC119558379 gene encoding mannosyl-oligosaccharide alpha-1,2-mannosidase IA isoform X1 — protein: MCSRKCFRMPTLVICGVVLTIILVCITGITLTNSINISNIVKLREKVASDSAAANGGHQAAQTRAALVEQQYSTLQQHHLSRSDLNYIQAATHPKNLQRQLQLQQQQLQQQQQQQQQQQPNKIVIEIGLNNDSGPSSVPVASSRSSSSSAGPRILQAAEALMEGNVDSISLPAAAPLTATAATKAPANNIENIPESSTQITPSSTTNTTNPDITMGIADHNPGGIQFERRAHVKQMMEHAWHNYKLYAWGKNELRPLSQRPHSASIFGAYDLGATIVDGLDTLYIMGLEKEYREGRDWIERKFSLDNISAELSVFETNIRFVGGMLTLYAFTGDPLYKEKAQHIADKLLPAFQTPTGIPYALVNTKTGGAKNYGWASGGSSILSEFGTLHLEFAYLSDITGNPLYRERVQTIRQVLKEIEKPKGLYPNFLNPKTGKWGQLHMSLGALGDSYYEYLLKAWLQSGQTDEEAREMYDEAMLAILDKMVRTSPGGLTYVSDLKFDRLEHKMDHLACFSGGLFALGAATRQNDYTDKYMEVGKGITNTCHESYIRAPTQLGPEAFRFSEAVEARALRSQEKYYILRPETFESYFVLWRLTHDQKYRDWGWEAVLALEKHCRTAHGYCGLRNVYQQEPQKDDVQQSFFLAETLKYLYLLFSDDSVLPLDEWVFNTEAHPLPIKGANAYYRQAPVTLPASNAS
- the LOC119558379 gene encoding mannosyl-oligosaccharide alpha-1,2-mannosidase IA isoform X3: MCPKTSKTTPLLLIAGICFVIILVGITGITLINNINLSNIIRLNEKVASDSVSNNENQIKELNYVNNHPRNVYLKLNASSGDSEEEKMQKEQELQEQEEQLELPKISAVIGGRKLKVRDNQLKESSEAISEQPSPAPALPTQPSSGDLTSLPASGDSSPLPTSGEPTISPPSSYADEDEPSPPLPFGGVKYNASSGLIDYEKRNQVVKMMEHAWHNYKLYAWGKNELRPLSQRPHSASIFGAYDLGATIVDGLDTLYIMGLEKEYREGRDWIERKFSLDNISAELSVFETNIRFVGGMLTLYAFTGDPLYKEKAQHIADKLLPAFQTPTGIPYALVNTKTGGAKNYGWASGGSSILSEFGTLHLEFAYLSDITGNPLYRERVQTIRQVLKEIEKPKGLYPNFLNPKTGKWGQLHMSLGALGDSYYEYLLKAWLQSGQTDEEAREMYDEAMLAILDKMVRTSPGGLTYVSDLKFDRLEHKMDHLACFSGGLFALGAATRQNDYTDKYMEVGKGITNTCHESYIRAPTQLGPEAFRFSEAVEARALRSQEKYYILRPETFESYFVLWRLTHDQKYRDWGWEAVLALEKHCRTAHGYCGLRNVYQQEPQKDDVQQSFFLAETLKYLYLLFSDDSVLPLDEWVFNTEAHPLPIKGANAYYRQAPVTLPASNAS